Proteins co-encoded in one Bremerella sp. TYQ1 genomic window:
- a CDS encoding DUF1559 domain-containing protein, with translation MTDSGRDSAPSPSEVVEDHEPNRIPWIVAGMVLVGLFAACVVLGPLSSLILQKREAARRTACMNNLREIGMQIEDYYEIHNAFPPGWEINKGDDPSLPAWGWPSKLISLTDVTYPTPEDLQQPLSEVLIADDQRMEFLQVYFEGYLCPSDNALAFNGENHPDRRWIHDDVKVPVGLSMYLGNAGHRHDAVGSQPNTGIFFGNSAVTLGDITDGISHTIMVGERDLTQCRAGSWPGVPDPMTHDGGPSIWSVVAGAKPKINATPWDGDTLCGEGYSSLHPGGANVLLVDGSVQFLSTDTDSAWVEDPTAGSVGVLQQMMIRNEGNTTAAN, from the coding sequence ATGACCGATTCCGGCCGCGACTCGGCTCCTTCCCCTTCAGAAGTTGTCGAAGACCACGAACCTAACCGAATTCCGTGGATCGTTGCCGGAATGGTCCTCGTCGGATTATTTGCCGCTTGCGTCGTACTAGGGCCGCTTAGCTCGCTCATTCTTCAGAAGCGCGAAGCGGCGCGACGAACGGCCTGCATGAATAATCTGCGGGAAATCGGCATGCAGATCGAGGACTACTACGAGATCCATAACGCGTTCCCACCCGGTTGGGAAATTAATAAGGGGGACGATCCGTCGCTGCCGGCATGGGGCTGGCCGTCTAAGCTGATCAGCCTGACCGACGTGACCTACCCAACGCCGGAAGACCTTCAGCAACCGCTGAGCGAAGTGTTGATCGCAGACGACCAGCGGATGGAGTTCCTGCAAGTCTACTTCGAAGGTTATCTCTGTCCTTCCGACAACGCATTGGCGTTCAATGGCGAAAACCATCCCGACCGTCGATGGATTCATGACGACGTAAAGGTGCCCGTCGGTCTCAGTATGTATCTCGGCAATGCTGGGCATCGCCACGATGCAGTCGGTTCGCAGCCGAACACGGGAATCTTCTTCGGAAACTCGGCAGTGACGCTGGGCGACATCACCGACGGGATCAGTCACACAATCATGGTCGGCGAGCGCGATCTTACGCAGTGCCGTGCAGGGAGTTGGCCTGGCGTGCCAGATCCGATGACGCACGACGGTGGGCCTTCCATTTGGAGCGTCGTTGCCGGAGCGAAACCAAAGATCAACGCGACGCCATGGGATGGCGACACGCTTTGTGGTGAAGGCTATTCCAGTCTTCATCCGGGCGGGGCGAACGTGCTGTTAGTCGATGGCTCGGTGCAGTTTCTGTCGACCGATACCGATTCGGCCTGGGTCGAGGATCCTACGGCGGGAAGCGTTGGTGTGCTCCAGCAAATGATGATCCGCAACGAAGGCAATACGACGGCTGCTAACTGA